GGCTCTGCCGGTGGTTGCTGACTACGACGGCGATACATTATTCAAGTCCGGCTTTCGATCGCTTTTGGAGCTTTACAATAAGCGTGTCGATCTGGTTGAGTTCGACAAGTCGCTTCTGATCGATATTCCTCCTAACATTTGACGCTCAGCGGATTGGCATGCCGAAAATCTTGGGTTCCGGGTGTCCAAGCATCCATTCGTATAGCACGTTCCGCGTCTCCTCGTAGTCGAATTCTTTCGACTTGCCATAATCAACGTATACGGTGATCTCGTCGTCAGATTCCGGAGGATTTCCTCCGCTCCAAGACAGAAAGTGTTTTTTGAGTCGTTTGATTTGCTTGGCGTTCATTTGATGTCCTTCCTAGCAACGAGTGAGTGCGTTAGCTGAGCGCGAAGTGTACCGAATCTGACTTTTGCTCCCAAATTGGAAGCATTCGCGTCCTGAAATGACCGACACCTTCACCAAAGCCGAGCGTTCCCGCATCATGGCGGCGGTGAAGTCGAAGGACACCACACCAGAATTGATCGTCCGCCGGCTCGTTCATTCGCTCGGGTATCGTTATCGCCTGCACGTCGGGGCGTTGCCCGGCACGCCTGACCTCGTCTTTCCACGGCTGCGCAAGATCATCAACGTCAGCGGATGCTTCTGGCATCTTCACGGGTGCCGTTGGTGCCGCGTCCCCTCATCACGGCGCGGCTATTGGGCCGCCAAGTTGCAACGGAACGCCGACCGCGACCGGCGCGTGCGCAGAGCCCTTCGGCGAGCGGGCTGGGACGTGCTTGTCGTCTGGGAGTGCCAAACGCGGGCGGTGGTGCGGGCGCGGCTCTCGCGGGGGTTGGCGGGCTTTCTGGCGGCCTGAAAATCGGTAAACTTTCGCCCGCTTCGCCCCTCGGCCGGCCTGGAACGCGGGCCGTGGAATCGCCGTGCGCGGCGAGTTATAACAGGGGGCTGCCGCGTCCTGGGGGATGACCGTGTGTTCGATTCCCTCTGGTCGCTGCGCGACACCGACAACCAGTTGTCGGTGCTACCCTGTTACGACATCGATGGCCCCCGGTCATTGACCGGGGGCTAAAGGTTTGTTGAGCGACGTCGCGCGCACTGAAAGCCGTTTACCCCCCACCCCTCTCCCACAAGGGGCGAGGGGAGAAAAAACACGTCCGCGTCACCAAGGTCCGTCGTCAGCACAAACTAAGCATCAACATCCCTTTCCGCCGTTTATCGTTCATCGTTTCACGTTCATCGTTTCCGCATCGCTGTAATTAAGCATCTCGCATTCATCAATCATCACTCAGCACTCCGCACTTCCCCGAGGTCTCCATGTCCCAGGCCGCCAATCAAATCGTCAACGTCATGCAAGAATCGCGGCTCTTCCCGCCCACGCCCGAGTTCGCCAAGAGCGCCAAGATCGGCTCGATGGCCGCTTACCAGGCGTTGTGGGACGAGGCCGCCGCCGACGTGGAAAAGTTCTGGGGCAAGATGGCCGGCGAGCTGCACTGGTTCAAGCCTTACAGCAAGGTGCTCGAATGGAAGGAGCCGTTCGCCCACTGGTTCGTCGGCGGGCAGACCAACGCCGCGTACAACTGTCTGGACAAGCACCTGGCCACGGCGCACCGCAACAAGGCGGCGCTGATCTGGGAAGGGGAACCGGGCGACGCCCGCACGCTGACCTACCAGCAACTGCACTACGAAGTCAGTCGCTTCGCCAACGTGCTGAAGGCGCAAGGGATCAAGCCCGGCGATGTGGTGTCGATTTACATGCCGATGGTGCCCGAGTTGGTGATCGCCATGTTGGCCTGCGCGCGGATCGGCGCGGTTCACTCGGTGATCTTCGGCGGCTTTTCGAGCGAAGCGATCGCCGACCGCAACAACGACGCCGGGGCCAAGCTGATCCTGACGGCCGACGCCGGCTGGCGGCGCGGCACGCAAGTGCCGTTGAAGCGGAACGTCGACGAAGCCCTGAAAAAGTCGCCGGGCGTGACCAAGTGCATTGTGCTGCGGCGGACTGGGTGCGAGTGCGATATGCAGGAAGGGCGCGACTTCTGGTGGCAGGATTTGATTCACCACGCCTCGCCTCATTGCCCGGCCACGCCGATGGACAGCGAAGCCCCGCTGTTCATTCTTTATACGAGCGGCTCGACCGGCAAACCCAAGGGGATCAAGCACACCACGGCGGGCTACACCCTATACACCAAGAAGACGACTGAGTGGGTGTTCGATCTGCGCGACGACGACGTGTACTGGTGTACGGCCGACTGCGGCTGGATCACCGGGCACAGCTACATCACCTATGGCCCGCTGGCCGCCGGCGCGACGATGTTGATGTACGAAGGGGCGCCGAACTGCCCCGATGAAAGCCGGTTCTGGCAACTGATCGAAAAGTATCGCGTGACGATTTTCTATACCGCGCCGACGGCGATCCGCGCCTTTATCAAGTGGGGCGACCAGCACGTTGACAAGCACGACCTGTCGAGTCTGCGTCTGCTGGGCACGGTGGGCGAAGGGATCAATCCTGAAGCGTGGATGTGGTACCACAAGAAGATCGGCGCCGAGCGCTGCCCGATTGTCGATACCTGGTGGCAGACCGAGACGGGCGGCATCATGATGAGCCCGCTGCCCGGGGCCATTCCCACCAAGCCGGGAAGTTGCACCAAGCCGCTGCCGGGCATTGTGCCGGCCATTGTCGACGAGACGGGTAGTCCGGTCGAACCGGGCAACGGCGGCTGGCTGGTGATGACCAAGCCCTGGCCGGGCATGCTGCGGGGCATCTGGGGGGACGACGCCCGCTTCAAGGAAGCCTATTGGAGCAAGATCAAGGGTTGCTACCTGGCCGGCGACGCGGCCCGCTGCGACAGCGACGGCTATTACTGGATCATGGGGCGGATCGACGACGTGCTGAACGTCTCGGGTCACCGGCTGAGCACGATCGAGATCGAAAGCGCGCTGGTCAGCCACCCCAAAGTGGCCGAAGCCGCCGCGGTCGGCCGCCCCGACGACATCAAGGGGGAAGCCGTCGCGGTGTTCGTCGTGCTGAAATCAGGCGAGGCGAACGACGCGCTCAAGAAAGAACTCAAGGCGCACGTCCGCAAAGAGATCGGCGCGCTGGCCCAGCCGGACGATGTAAGGTTCACCACGGCGCTGCCCAAGACGCGCTCGGGCAAGATCATGCGCCGCTTGCTGCGCGACATTGCCGCCGGCAAGGAAACCGTCGGCGACACGACCACGCTGGAAGATTACGCCGTGCTGGCGAAACTTCGCAGCGACGAGGAATAGTTGCCTGAAGGGTCTCACCCTCTCGGATATCCATTTCAATATCCGTCGTCGTGGGCAAAAGCGCCCACGCGAACAAGCGGGCGCAGCGGCCTAAGTCCAACTGGCAAGTCGGCTAACACGCCGCGCTTGGCGGCTTGTCCTCGGTTAGATGGGACCACATTGCCGTCCTGCTAGCTGCCCTGACTTGGCGCTGGCCGACCGGTACAATGAAGTGGCCCCCGGGGAGCTAGAGCAGTTCTCAGAAGCATGGATCGCTTGCTTACCCAAGCCGGCGGCTCTGCCGCCGAGAGTCGGTGGCAAAGCCACCGGCTTGGTAGACACGCTGGCTACAGTGATTTGAGAAGCGCTCTAGCGGCCCGGGCCTCGTCTATTCTGTTCGTGTGACAAGGTATCTGCCAGGAGCGAATCTGCCATGAGCGCCAACCGGCCTGGAACTCTGTCCCGCTGGTCGACTCGGGTGACGCTGTTGCTGGCAACCCTACTGGCACTGGTGGTACTGGCCCCCTGGATCCTCTCGAATCCCCCCGTCCTGAATTGGGTGCTCGAACTGGCCCAAGGACGCATGCGCGGCAACGTCGCGCTCGATGACCTGGAACTGAGCTGGTGGCGGCCGACGGGGCTGGCGGGGCTGCGGCTGACCGACGAGGAACACCGCCCGTTCGCCGCGATCGGTCGCATCGACACCGAACGCTCGCTGGGCAATTTGGCCCTCGACCGGCACGATCTGGGAACGATCCGCGTCGTGTCCCCCGAGCTGCACGTGGTGGCGACCCCCGAACGGAACAACATCCGTGACATGTTCCCGCACCTGGTCAAACCTGCCGATCCGGACCAAGGGAAGGACGCGGCTTGGAATCCGACCAGCGCCAAGCTGATCGTCGACAAACTGAAAATCACCTGGTGCGGCGCCCAAGATGAACAGCGCTGGGCCGTGCTCGACATGTCGACCGCCGTGAACCTGATCGGTGGCAACCGCGCCGAGGATCGACCGGCCACGATCGTCGTCGAACCGACGCGCGTGTTCGACCATTTCGATGTCTCGCCCGAGTTGTGTCACGACGTGCTCAAGTACATCGCGCCGCCGGTGGCGGGCGTGTTGCGAACCGACGGCCGGGTGACGCTGGAACTCGACGGCGCGCGCTTCCCCATCGGCCGGCCCGAGCAGGCCACGCTCAGCGGCCGGATGAAGATTCACTCGCTGGACATCGGCCCCGGCCCGGTGGTGCAGGCGGTCACGTCGTTCGTCGGCGTCCCCGAGCGCATGGCGCTGACGCGCGAAGACCTGATCGAGTTCCGGCTCGAGAAAGGTCGCATGTATCACGAGGGGCTCGAACTCGGCTCCGAGAACATCAGGATCCGCACCCGCGGCTCGGTCGGCATGGACCAGTCGCTCGACATTGTGGCCGAGGTCCACTTGCGACTTTCCGAAGCCACGCTGGCCGCGCGACCGGCGCTGCGCGGGCTGGCGTCCCAGCCGCTGGTGATTCCGGTTCGCGGCACGTTGCAAAAGCCACAGATCGACGCCGAGGTCATCGGCCGCTCGGCCCTGGGGGCCGCGATGTCGGCGCTGTCCGAGTTGCGCGGGTCCGATCGGCCGAACAATCTGGGCAAGCGGATCGAAGGCATCTTCGGCGCGATCCAACAAGCCTCGGGGACTCAACCATCGCCGCTGCCAGCGCCTGGGCCGGCGATCGAAGCGCCGCCGGTTCCTAACCCGCCCGCTCCCAATGGTCCGACGATCCCGAACCTGCCCGCTCCGGCGAATTCCAGCGTTCCGGCGACACCGCCGGCGCCGCTGCCTGGGCCGGGTGCGTCGACGTCCGCGCCTCCTGCGCCGGCCAAGCCTGCCGCTACGCCCGCGGCGCCGAAGCCCGAACTGCCGAAGCCCGCCGAGGGAACCGCCGCGACACCGCCGGCCGCGGGACAGCCTGGCAATGCCACCGACCCGGCAAAGCCTGATCTGCCCGGCATGGCGGCCGATATGTTCCAGGATCTGATGCGCCTGCGCCGCGAGCGTCGCGCCCGCGAGGCGGCCGCCAACCCGCCGCCGGCCACCAATGGAGCGGCGTCCCCCAATGCCGCGACACCAGTTCAGCCGGCTCCGCCGGGGGGGAACGGACTGTTGCCGCCGCCTCCGCCGAACGCGCGGCCGGCGCGGCGCTTGCTGCGCGGAGCGCTCGACCGGGCGCTGAATGAATTGACCAAGCCGGCCGAGCCAACGCCGGGCACGACCCCCGCGCCAGGTACGCCCGCCCCGAGCGGCGCGACTCCGCCACCGGCAGCGCCGAATCCTCCCGCGCCATCACCGAGCGACAAGCCAGCGCCGCGCGAGCCGTGATGCGGCGCAAACGCTGTTAAAGGCTTGGCTTGGGGTGGCTCGGCCGCTTGCGGCCGAGTCGCGTTAGCGACAAGAAGAATGTTGTGTGCAGCGCTCGCACCGTTCATTTTTTCTTGTTACTTCGTAACCCGGCCGGCAAGCGGCCGGGCCATCCGACACGAAGTTTGTACTTGCTCGGAACCCAGGGGGTGGGATCCCTGGGCTTGTGGAAGCGTCGCGAAAGATTGCCTGATGTGACGAATAGTGCGCGGTGAGGCGTACATTCACTCGGTCACGACGTGTCGCCCGGCGTCGCGCCAGTCGCGGAATCCGCCGGCCAGTGACCAGACGTTGTCATAGCCCATTTGTTGCAGGCTGTGCGCTGCCAGGGCCGAGCGATAACCCCCGCCGCAGTACAACACCAACTCGGTGTGCGGATCGGGAAACTGTGCCTCGACGTCGCGCTCGAGAATGCCGCGCCCCAGGTGACGCGCGGCGGGCAGATGCCCGGCCTGCCACTCGTGATCCTCGCGCACGTCGAGCAGCACGAACTCGTCGCCCCGCGCCAATCGCGCGGCGATCTGCTCGGTGGTCACTTCGCGAATCTGCTTTCGCGCTGCTTCGACCAGCTTCAAAAAGCCAGGAGCGTGCTTGGCCATGACACCCTCGACGCGGGGAACTCGACGACGGGAAAGCGTGCCGCCAAGGAAAAAACAATACCGAGGATCATACCAGCGCCAGGTGAAACGTCGCATGAGCCGCCGGAGAGGAGCGGGCTCGCTGCCAGGGGCTAGAGGCTGGCAGCGAGCCACGCAAGGCTCCCCGTACGTTCACTCGTCGCGCGTCGAAGGGTCGACGAAAAAGTCCTCGGCGCGGTGCAGCATGTACAGCGCCTCTTCGCCTTCCAGATCGGGGCTGTGCCCCAAGAGGCCCGTGTTGCGATCTTGGCCGTCGGTAAAGGCCGCTACCAGGACGAAACGAATTGGCCGCCGTGCCAGCTCCTGAACTATTTGTTCCGTGGTGGCAAGTTCCAAATCGGTCATGACAGCAGATCCTTTCGACGGAATTGGGTCGTTCCAGCCGAATTCTATGCAGGTCTCGCGAGCGGACAACTTTTTTGCGAAAAAAACTCGGCGATTCCCGCGAGATTCGCGGGAATCGCCGATGTCCCGAGATTCGCTGGACAACAAGTTTTCGCCTTTCGGTCGGCGGCGCGTTATGCTGAGCAGCGCTCGGCGACCCTCAGCTCATGGACATCGCAATTCTGCTCGGGTCGCCCCTCGGGCGGTGGGCGTCGATTTGTGCGACATGGAAACTTTTTGCATGAGAGTTTCGTCATGGCACCGACTCTGGATCGCGACGTTCAGGCTGAGATCGACGACGGGAACGTGCCGGCCTCGGCGGCAGTGGATTGCGGCGCTTTGTTGGACCGTCTGGCTGTCGACGGTGTTGCTGTTGAACTTGGCGAGGCCCGGGAGCTCGGCGCTGTTTGCCGCCGAGCGGATTCCCCCGCGCCAGACGCACTACCTGGGCCGGGTGATTGCGCCCGCCATGAGTTATCACGGGGCCGACTGGCTGCTGCGCGACACCCGGGAGCAAGAAGAAGATTGCCAGCGACTGCTCAGGGCACTGCAAGTGGCGGCCGGGCAAACCGTCTGCGACATGGGTTGCGGCAATGGGTTTTACACCTTGCCGTTGGCTAAGCTGGTCGGCGAGCGCGGCACCGTCTACGCCGTCGACATTCAGCCCGAGATGCTGACGCTATTGCGCGCGCGGACCAAGCAAGAGCGCGTCGTGAACGTCAAGCCCGTGCTGGGCAACCTGGTCGATCCAAAGCTACCCGCCGGATCGGTCGACCTGTTTCTGTTGGTCGACGTGTATCACGAGTTCGCCTATCCCGAGCTGATGCTGCGGGCCATGCGCAATTGCTTGAAGCCCAAGGGGCGCGTGGCGCTGGTCGAGTTCCGCCTGGAAGACCCCGAGGTGCCGATCAAGCTCGAACACAAGATGAGCAAGGAGCAGATTCTGAAGGAGTACCCGGCCAACGGCTTCAAGCTGGCCGAGCAGTACGACAAGCTCCCCTGGCAACACCTGATGTGGTTCGAACGAGACGAGAGCTGGGAGCCGGAGAAGAGCGCGGAGTGACGCTTTGTGTTATCCATCATCACGCGGCGCGCGCTAGCCCTTCTCCCGCCGGGAGAAGGTGGCCGATAGGCCGGAAGAGGGTCAACGTCGACCGAATAGAATGCGTTAACATCGGGCCACGTGGACCCTCATCCGGTTCGCTGCGCTCACCACCTTCTCCCCGGGGGAGAAGGGTTTTGCGCCGCGCGGAAGGCTGCCGCACTACCCGAGCAAGCGCGAGACCGGCGTTCCTTCGCTGAGCTTCATCGGCCGGCCAACGGGGGTCATCAATTCGAGCGCGGGGTTGATGCCCATTGCCGTCAGCAGCGTGGCGTGAATGTCGGCGATCGGCGTTCCTTGCTCCCACGTGACCTTGGCCCCCTCGGGGTCGGTTTCGCCCAGGACCAGGCCGCGCGGCAATCGACCGCCGGCCAGCAGCATGCTGAACCCGTGCGGCCAGTGATCGCGCCCGGCCAGCCGATTGATGATCGGCGTGCGGCCGAACTCGCCGGCGCAAATGACGATCGTGCTATCGAGCAGGCCGCGCGTCTTCAGGTCTTCGAGCAGCGTCGAAATCGCCGGGTCGAGCTTGGCGTTCTGCACTTCGCAACCTGCCAGATTCTCGGTGTGCGTGTCCCAGCCCGACAGCGTCACTTCGACGCAGCGGACGCCAACTTCGATCAGGCGTCGCGCCGCCAGACAGCCGCGCCCAAACGGCGAGTCGCCATACGCGGTTCGCAACTCGGCTGGCTCATGCTCGATCTCGAACGCTTTGAGCTGCTCCGAGGTCATGATCTTGCGGGCCTCGGCTTGCTGATGCCCGTGTAGGGTGCCCTGTACCTGACGCTGGCGGCCGCGTGCGAAGGTCGACTCGACGATCTTCAAGTCTTCCAGTCGCTCGGCGTGCCGCTCGTCGCTGACGCGAGCCTTGATGTCGGGTAAACGATCCTTCGGGTCATAAACCTGAAAGGCGTCATACTGGTTCCCCAGGTAGCCGCCGCGGCCGACGAACCGATCGGGCTGAATCGAGATGTGCCGCGGGATTTCGGTGTGGCCGACCGGAAGCTGGTGACAGCAAATCGCGCCGATCGATGGATGGACCAGCGTCGGGTCGGGGCGATAGCCGGTCTTCACGGTGTGCGCGCCGCGCTCGTGGTCCCCTTCCTTGCTGACCACGTTGCGCACCAGGGTGACCAGCGGCAGCTTCTCGGCCAGACGTTCGAGACCTGCGCCAAGCTTCACGCCCTTGAGCGCGGTATCGATCGCCTTTGACTCGCCGGCAATATCCTTGCCGGGGTGAGGATCGAAGGTTTCGAGCTGGCTCGGCCCGCCGGCCATCCACAGCAGGATCACCGACTGGGCCGGCTGTCCAGGTCGAGCCGTTTCTTCGCGAGCCAGCAACTCGGCCAGCGGCGTCAGCCACGAACCAGCCGCCAGGCCGGCGGCCTTCAACACCATCCGCCGATCGGTCAGTTGCGAAGCCCAGCTTGGTCGCCGTGGCGAGGGCAGGTGCGCGACTAGTGGTTCCATGAGAACTCCGTCGAGTTGATCAGTGTCCAGGCGATGTCCCCAATCCGGTCGTCCCGGCTGACGCGATGGCGGTTCTTCAAGCGGTCGACAAAGTAGTCGCGCTCGGCCAGTGTCGGTGGCCGCGAGAGCGTGGTGTAAAAGACCAATTCGACCGCGTTTTCATCGCTGGTGGCGAACATGGCGATCTGCGAGCAGGTGTTCAGCACCGGATTGCGCTGCGTTTTGTTCTTTACCACTCCTCCGTTCATCAGCAGCAATTGCTGCGGGATGGTCCCGCTCCGGTCTTGCATTTCTTCTTCGCCCAGGTCGCCATAAGCGCGGACGAAATTGCCCGTGTCGACCAGCCGGGCCACGCGAAACACCAGCGACGTTTTCGCGTTGAGCGTGGTGACCGAGGCGCATTGCACCAGGCTGCCCGCGACTTGCTCGGGGCGCAGTCGCGACAGCGGGAAGATGGCAAAGTTCTCGTCCATCGCCGGGGCCGTTGGCGGCGGAGTGGCGTCGTCGTTCGACACCGGCGGGCCGTCGTCGGTGCCGCGGCTGTCAAGCCGGAACGGCCGGCTGAGAGCGATCACCTGGATCAGCCGGTGAATGTCGTAGTCGTGCTCGCGGAAGTCGTCGGCCAACAGCTTGAGCGCCGGCTGAATTGCCTGGCCGCTGCGGATGTCATCGATTGGCTCGACCAATCCTTGGCCGAACATCAACGCCCAAATACGGTTGACGATCGCCTGGGCAAAGCGCTCATTCTTGGGTGCCGTGACCCAGGCGGCCAATTGCTCGCGCGACCAGCCGTTCTTGGGCCGGTCGTCGTCCAGATAGGGCGCGCGGGGCGCGATCGTCAACATCTTGCCGGTCACGCGATCTTCGACCTCGTAAGGGCGTTCGACATTGTGCAGGCCCTTGACCCCCTGGAACGCGGTCTGGCCAAAGAAAGCGGCCAGCGATTGAAAGTCGGCCTGCTTCCACGGCTCAAAGGGGTGATCGTGACACTCGGCGCAATCGATCCGCGCAGCCAACATCCCTCGCGCCACGCGCGACGCCAACTCGGTCGGCTCGGGCTTGGGCGAGCCCATGTCGGGCCTCATGCTGGCGATGATGAAGTTAGCGGCCGGTTCGTCGGTGCCATAGCCTTCGACCGTGAGCATGCGGCGGATCGTCTGGTCGTACGGTCGGCGCTCGCGCAGCTCGTCGCTCAGCCAGGCCACGAACCGTCGCCGGCGATAGGCGATGAACACGCCGTCCTTGGTGCCGACAAACGCGCGGGCCAGCCGCTCGGCCAGATAGTCATTGAAGCGTCGATCGTCCAGCACTTTGGCCAGGTAGACGTCCACGCGCCGGTCTTTGGGTTGCTGATCGAGCTGACGCAGTTCTTCGAGCGACGGGATCGTGCCCATCAGCGCGAGCGCCAGCCGGCGCACCACGGTCGATTCGCCCGCCGGCGGAGCTGGCTCGACGCCTTGCTTGCGCCAGCGCTCCTCGAAGACTTTGTTTAGCCGATCGACCGACGTTTGAATGTCGGGCGCCAACATCCGCTCGGCGGCGTTTCGTTCCTGGCGCAACGGCCGGATGGCCGGCGACAAGATCACCACGCACGCCAACACGCCGCCCGCCACCACGGCCAGGAAGACCAGATTTCGCTTCAGCGTGGCGGGCATGCGACAATCGCCTTAATCAAGCGGACAGAAGGCAGGAAAAAGCTGCGACTTGATTACAAGCCATACGAGGTAAGAACCATCCTAGGAACAACGCCGCTCCCCGCGATGCGGCCAGGCCGCCACGTTTCGCGAGCTGGTCGAACCGCCGCGGGAGCGGCCGCAGGTTCCTGCTTCTGGCTATACCTTCGATGGTACTGGAAAAACTTCGTAATTTGTCCAGAAACTGGGTAAGCTCCGGCGGGGTATGAATGTCAGGTTGCGGTGTTAGGCGCCGATGACGCTCGACGGCCCGGCAGACGCAATCCCGCCAGCGTTTTCATTGCTCGACTCGCCGCTTTCCGCGTTTGAGTGAGCTCACATTAACCTGATAAGTTTCAATGCTTTCCGACGACGTGGTGATCGCCCAGGAATTGCCGATTGACGCACCTCTTACGCCCATCGAGGTGGGGACCGACGCTGGCGCGCCGGCGGCGGAGTCGCTCGTGAACAACGATGTTCCCGCCGCGCGGCCGGGGATTTTCCGGCGCGTCGGCCGGGGGATTTATCGGGCCACGACCTGGTGCTTTGGCGTCCTGTCACTGGTCCTGGCCCTGGCTGTGATTTCCTGGGTGCCGATCCTGCAGTTTGCCAGCCTGGGCTATCTGCTTGAAGTTTGCGGGCGTGTGGCACGAACCGGACGGTTGCGCGACGGTTGGGTCGGCATCGACCAGGGCGCACGGATGGGGGGCATCGCGTTCGGTCTGGCGTTGTTGCTCGCGCCGCTGGTCATGTTGCGAATGTTCGCGCGCAGCGCGCGGCTGATCGACACCGGCGGTTCGCGCGACGCCCTGCTCACCTGGCTGCTGGTGGCGATGGCCGTGCTGGGGGTGATTCATTTCCTCAGCGCCATGTGGCGCGGCGGCCGGGTGCGCAACTTCCTCTGGCCCGCGCCGATTCGCACCTTGCGGATCATTCGCGAGGTGCTGAGTCATCCGCTGGCGACCTATCGCACGGCGCGCGACACGACCTGCGCATTTCTCGAAAGCCTGCGGCTGCCCTATTATCTGTGGCTGGGTGCGCGCGGGGCGCTGGGGGGAATCATTTGGCTGTTCATCCCGGTCACGATCCTGGTTCTGGGGCGCAAGCTACCGGCGCTGGGCGTGCTGGGGGGCATTCTGTTCGGCATCGTGCTGTTGTACTTGCCGTTCGTGCAAGCGCGGTTCGCCGCCGAGAATCGCTTTGGCGCGATGTTCGAGATTCGTCGCACGCGACGGCTGTTCGTGCGCGCGCCAGTGATGTTTGTGCTGGCGTTGTTGCTGACGCTGGCCCTGGCGATTCCGCTCTATCTGACCAAGGTCGAGATGATCCCGGCCGACGCGGCCTGGCTGGCGTGCCTGGTCTTTGTCGTCTTCAATTGGCCGGCGCGATTCATTACCGGCTGGGCCTTGGCCCGAGCGGCGCGGCGCGAGCACCCGCGCAACTTTTTCATTCGCCAACTGGCGCGGGTCGGCATGTTGCCAATCGTGGCGGCTTACACGTTGATCGTGTATCTGACGCAGTTCACGTCCTGGTACGGCGTGGTGAGCATCTACGCCCAGCACCCGTTCCTGGTGCCAGTGCCGTTTCTGGCGTTTGAGTACTAATCGTCCGTGGTCAGTAGTCCGTGGTCAGTTGTTGAAGACCACGCCACTAGCATGCAACTGACAACTGACCACGGACAACTGACAAAACATCACTCTCCCCCGCCTTTGACCATCATGTAGATGAACATGCCGACGAACATCACGCCCACGAAGATGGCGATGCGAATCGACCACTTCAACAACGCCGCGTTGAAATCTTCTTCCTTGCGGCGCTTCTCATCGGCCTGTTGATGCTTGTATTCCTGGCTGTCCTCGAACCGTAGCTCGAATTGCACGTTGCAATACGGGCAAAGCGCTTGCTGGCCGAACATGTCGGACGGCGTTTCCAGCACGTGCCCGTTCGGACAGGGAATGCGGACGATCTGCGGCTCGGGCGGCTTTTCGGGCTCGGCCGGCTTGGGTGGTTCGGGGGGCGGCGCTTGCTGTTGCGGCGCGGGGGCCGCCGGCGCTTGCTGCTGGGCCGGTTGCATGCCTGGGAACACTCCCGGCGGCGTGAATCCACCGGGCTGCATACCAGGTTGCATCCCAGGCTGACCGTAGCCGGCCCCTTGCATCACCGGGATCACGAACATCGAGCCGCACATCGGGCACTGGCTTTGCTGCCCCATCTGTGATTCGTCACCCTGCAACAGGTGTCCCTGCGGACAGTAGAACTGGAATGGCATGATCGGTTACTCGTGGCGTCTCGGAATGATGTATTGAGTTGGCGTCGGGTTCGCTGCAAATGGCGAACGTCCCAGATGGTTGTTAAGGGGAAACTGCCGCGCGGTAACAATAGTCGAACAGCTCGCGCCACTCGGCGTCTTGCAATTTCAAGCAGAGTGCCGTGGCGTTGCCACGCCGGCGGATCGTCGCTTCGCACAGATCCACAAATCGGTCGCAATCCCAACTTCCGCCCACAGTCAATCGCTCGATTACCGCCGCATCGTCCGCGTCGGTTGATTGTCCGCGTAGCGTAGCAGCCAGCGAGCCGAGCACCGGGTGCCGCCCCACACGATGGAACCAGTATTTCGCGTTGCCAAAGTCCCCTTCGCGGCGGTGCATGATGCCGTGCCAGAAGCTGCCGGTCGCGGTGGCGATGTCCTGGCTGATCTGGTGCGACTCGTTGAGAAAGTGATGCCGCAGCCAGAGGGCCGACCGGCACGCCTGAGCCAGCTCGCGATCGGTCACGCGCCGGCCGGGCCACATGGTGGCGTCGTCCAGCGCCGCCAGCCGAGCCCGCGCGGCCTCGTTCGGCGCGCCGTGCCCCACGTCGTCGGCCGGAGCCGCGTCGATCAGGGCCGCAATGGCCGGCGAATAAGCGAGTTGTGTCGCGGTGTCGGGCATGATGGTTTCAGTGTCGCCGCAGGGGTGCGGTACGTGCCCAGGGGCGCGGCTTCGCGCCAGCCCGTACCATGAACTACCCCGATCGA
The Planctomycetota bacterium DNA segment above includes these coding regions:
- a CDS encoding DUF1549 domain-containing protein; amino-acid sequence: MPATLKRNLVFLAVVAGGVLACVVILSPAIRPLRQERNAAERMLAPDIQTSVDRLNKVFEERWRKQGVEPAPPAGESTVVRRLALALMGTIPSLEELRQLDQQPKDRRVDVYLAKVLDDRRFNDYLAERLARAFVGTKDGVFIAYRRRRFVAWLSDELRERRPYDQTIRRMLTVEGYGTDEPAANFIIASMRPDMGSPKPEPTELASRVARGMLAARIDCAECHDHPFEPWKQADFQSLAAFFGQTAFQGVKGLHNVERPYEVEDRVTGKMLTIAPRAPYLDDDRPKNGWSREQLAAWVTAPKNERFAQAIVNRIWALMFGQGLVEPIDDIRSGQAIQPALKLLADDFREHDYDIHRLIQVIALSRPFRLDSRGTDDGPPVSNDDATPPPTAPAMDENFAIFPLSRLRPEQVAGSLVQCASVTTLNAKTSLVFRVARLVDTGNFVRAYGDLGEEEMQDRSGTIPQQLLLMNGGVVKNKTQRNPVLNTCSQIAMFATSDENAVELVFYTTLSRPPTLAERDYFVDRLKNRHRVSRDDRIGDIAWTLINSTEFSWNH